One genomic region from Frateuria soli encodes:
- the uvrC gene encoding excinuclease ABC subunit UvrC, giving the protein MQSPQTPPFDGKAFVHTLTTSPGVYRYFDADDELLYVGKAGNLKKRVGSYFLKPRMEPRINAMVSQIARCEITVTRTEGEALLLESQLIKSLKPRYNILLRDDKSYPYIYLSGGEDYPRLAFHRGAKNLPGRYFGPYPSAFAVRESLNLMQKLFKVRQCEDSYFRNRSRPCLQYQIGRCSAPCVGLISVEDYRNDVRHAEMFLEGRSSAVIDELAASMEKAAAGLDFERAAALRDQVAALRKLQAQHHVQGASADMDVIACRIEGGLACVSVLFFRNGISLGTRDFFPRLPLDAEPADVLSQFIAQYYLDRPVPREIILCEAIPDQALLAQVLCEQARHAVDIKSSVRGERARFLQMAERNAQASLTSRLASRQTLGARFDDLQKLLELPGSPRRIECFDISHTMGEATVASCVVFGPEGAEKSHYRRFNIAGITPGDDYAAMHQALTRRFRKVAAGEGAKPDVLLIDGGGGQVAQALDVLAELGVAGIEVVGVAKGPGRRAGEETLVLANSGREIHPGPSSPALHLVAAVRDEAHRFAISGHRKRREKARERSILEEVPGIGARRRAALLKAFGGLAGVEAAGVEELASIKGIDRGLAERIYAALHG; this is encoded by the coding sequence ATGCAGTCGCCCCAGACGCCGCCGTTCGACGGCAAGGCCTTCGTCCACACCCTGACCACCTCGCCCGGCGTCTACCGTTATTTCGACGCCGACGACGAACTCCTGTACGTGGGCAAGGCGGGCAACCTCAAGAAGCGCGTCGGCAGTTACTTCCTCAAGCCGCGGATGGAGCCGCGCATCAACGCGATGGTGTCGCAGATCGCGCGGTGCGAGATCACCGTCACCCGCACCGAGGGGGAGGCGCTGCTGCTCGAATCGCAGCTGATCAAGTCGCTCAAGCCGCGCTACAACATCCTGCTGCGCGACGACAAAAGCTATCCGTACATCTATCTTTCCGGCGGCGAGGACTACCCGCGCCTGGCCTTCCACCGCGGGGCGAAGAACCTGCCAGGCCGCTATTTCGGGCCGTACCCGAGCGCCTTCGCCGTGCGCGAAAGCCTCAACCTGATGCAGAAGCTGTTCAAGGTTCGCCAGTGCGAGGACAGCTACTTCCGCAACCGCTCGCGGCCATGCCTGCAGTACCAGATCGGTCGATGCAGCGCGCCTTGCGTGGGCCTGATTTCGGTCGAGGACTATCGCAACGACGTGCGCCATGCCGAGATGTTCCTGGAAGGGCGCAGCAGCGCGGTGATCGACGAGCTGGCCGCGTCGATGGAGAAGGCGGCCGCCGGGCTCGACTTCGAGCGCGCCGCCGCCTTGCGCGACCAGGTCGCCGCCTTGCGCAAGCTGCAGGCGCAACACCACGTGCAGGGCGCCAGCGCGGACATGGACGTGATCGCCTGCCGGATCGAGGGCGGCCTGGCGTGCGTCAGCGTGCTGTTCTTCCGCAACGGCATCAGCCTGGGCACGCGCGACTTCTTCCCGCGCCTGCCGCTGGATGCCGAGCCAGCCGACGTGTTGTCCCAGTTCATTGCCCAGTACTACCTGGACCGGCCGGTCCCGCGCGAGATCATCCTGTGCGAGGCGATCCCCGACCAGGCCCTGCTGGCGCAGGTGCTGTGCGAACAGGCCCGCCACGCGGTGGACATCAAATCCAGCGTACGCGGCGAGCGCGCGCGGTTCCTGCAGATGGCCGAGCGCAACGCGCAGGCCTCGCTGACCTCGCGCCTGGCCAGCCGGCAGACCCTGGGCGCGCGCTTCGACGACCTGCAGAAGCTGCTGGAGCTCCCCGGGTCACCGCGGCGCATCGAGTGCTTCGACATCAGCCACACCATGGGCGAGGCGACTGTCGCCTCCTGCGTGGTGTTCGGCCCGGAAGGTGCGGAGAAATCGCACTATCGGCGCTTCAACATCGCCGGCATCACCCCGGGCGACGACTACGCGGCGATGCACCAGGCGTTGACCCGGCGTTTCCGCAAGGTCGCGGCGGGCGAGGGCGCCAAGCCGGACGTGCTGCTGATCGATGGTGGCGGCGGACAGGTCGCGCAGGCGCTGGACGTGCTGGCCGAACTGGGCGTGGCCGGCATCGAGGTGGTGGGCGTGGCCAAGGGGCCCGGCCGGCGGGCGGGCGAGGAAACCCTTGTGCTGGCCAACTCCGGCCGCGAAATCCATCCCGGCCCCAGCTCGCCCGCATTGCACCTGGTCGCGGCCGTACGCGACGAGGCCCACCGCTTCGCAATCAGCGGGCATCGCAAACGCCGCGAGAAGGCGCGCGAGCGCAGCATCCTGGAAGAGGTGCCTGGCATCGGTGCGCGCCGGCGCGCGGCGCTGCTGAAGGCATTCGGCGGCCTGGCCGGGGTCGAGGCTGCGGGCGTCGAAGAGCTGGCCTCTATCAAGGGCATCGACCGCGGGCTGGCCGAGCGCATCTACGCCGCCCTGCACGGATAG
- the pgsA gene encoding CDP-diacylglycerol--glycerol-3-phosphate 3-phosphatidyltransferase, translating to MRINLPTWLTLFRVALLPVMVLVFYLPFRGHNITAAIVFVLAAFTDWLDGYLARRLNQTSAFGAFLDPVADKLMVAVTLFLLVESHRGGWPGILMAVTAAVIVGREISISALREWMAEIGMRATVKVAFVGKLKTVMQMIALVVLIVQHEKEAEALRLYHIGEGLLVIAGGLTIWSGMHYLRAAWPMLRGDPPKQPGAGRRNEA from the coding sequence ATGCGCATCAACCTCCCCACCTGGCTCACCCTGTTCCGCGTGGCGCTGCTGCCGGTAATGGTGCTGGTGTTCTACCTGCCGTTCCGCGGGCACAACATCACCGCCGCGATCGTCTTCGTGCTGGCCGCCTTCACCGACTGGCTGGACGGCTACCTGGCGCGCCGCCTCAACCAGACCTCGGCGTTCGGGGCATTCCTGGATCCGGTGGCCGACAAGCTGATGGTCGCGGTGACGCTTTTCCTGCTGGTCGAATCGCATCGCGGCGGCTGGCCGGGCATCCTGATGGCGGTGACCGCCGCGGTCATCGTGGGCCGCGAGATCAGCATCTCGGCGCTACGCGAATGGATGGCCGAGATCGGCATGCGCGCCACGGTGAAGGTGGCGTTCGTCGGCAAGCTCAAGACCGTGATGCAGATGATCGCGCTGGTGGTGCTGATCGTGCAGCACGAGAAGGAAGCCGAGGCATTGCGGCTCTACCACATCGGTGAAGGGCTGCTGGTGATCGCCGGCGGACTGACCATCTGGTCGGGCATGCACTACCTTCGCGCGGCCTGGCCGATGCTGCGCGGCGATCCGCCGAAGCAGCCGGGTGCAGGCCGGCGCAACGAGGCTTGA
- a CDS encoding response regulator yields MSNPHISDTKGRYDVGSLAARESRPGDGDPAAPSALTVLLVEDDVLIRMDAVDMLRGLGYQVLEAEYGPDALVQLRERSIDVLVTDVGLPGMSGTELAERARQLQPGIGLVFATGDTELESRKGRPRAAILCKPYDSASLGESVRRALAHP; encoded by the coding sequence ATGTCCAATCCGCACATCTCCGATACCAAGGGCCGCTACGACGTTGGCTCTCTGGCTGCGCGCGAGTCCCGGCCCGGAGACGGGGATCCGGCTGCCCCGAGCGCATTGACCGTCCTGCTGGTCGAGGACGACGTGCTCATCCGCATGGATGCCGTCGACATGCTGCGGGGGCTTGGTTACCAGGTCCTGGAGGCGGAATACGGCCCGGATGCGCTGGTGCAGCTTCGCGAACGGTCTATCGACGTCCTGGTGACCGACGTGGGGTTGCCCGGGATGTCGGGCACCGAGCTCGCCGAGCGCGCCCGCCAGCTGCAGCCGGGCATCGGGCTGGTTTTCGCCACCGGCGATACCGAACTGGAAAGCCGGAAAGGGCGGCCCCGTGCCGCGATCCTTTGCAAGCCTTACGACAGCGCGAGCCTGGGCGAGAGCGTGCGCCGCGCATTGGCGCATCCCTGA
- the smpB gene encoding SsrA-binding protein SmpB, protein MAKAKDKDKHAGGTIALNKRARHEYHIDQRYEAGIALQGWELKALRAGRINFGDGYAVVLKGEIFLVGTSIPPLISASTHVIAEDRRTRKLLLHKQEIDQLIGAVERKGYTLVPIAMYWKGNKVKVEIGLARGKQAHDKRDAEKERDWQREKQRTMRAHNREA, encoded by the coding sequence ATGGCAAAAGCGAAGGACAAGGACAAACACGCCGGCGGCACTATCGCGCTCAACAAGCGCGCCCGCCACGAGTACCACATCGACCAGCGCTACGAGGCAGGCATCGCGCTGCAGGGCTGGGAGTTGAAGGCGCTGCGTGCCGGGCGGATCAATTTCGGCGATGGTTACGCGGTCGTGCTAAAGGGCGAGATCTTCCTGGTGGGCACCTCGATCCCGCCGTTGATCAGCGCCTCGACCCACGTTATCGCCGAGGACCGGCGCACGCGCAAGCTGCTGCTCCACAAGCAGGAGATCGACCAGCTGATCGGCGCGGTCGAGCGCAAGGGCTACACGCTGGTGCCGATCGCAATGTACTGGAAAGGCAACAAGGTGAAGGTCGAGATCGGCCTGGCGCGCGGCAAACAGGCGCACGACAAGCGCGATGCCGAGAAGGAACGCGACTGGCAGCGCGAGAAGCAGCGCACCATGCGCGCCCACAACCGCGAGGCCTGA
- a CDS encoding type II toxin-antitoxin system RatA family toxin, with the protein MIEIRRSALVNYTPAQMFDLVNDVEAYPKRFAWCAGAQVIEREGDVLVARLDLKYAGLRQSFTTRNATEPPHRLHMRLVEGPFRSLNGLWEFVALGDTGCKIAFALDFEYVGLGASAIKLGFQALASKMVDDFGREARRTYG; encoded by the coding sequence GTGATCGAAATCCGACGAAGCGCCCTGGTCAATTACACGCCGGCGCAAATGTTCGATCTGGTCAACGACGTGGAAGCATACCCAAAGCGCTTCGCCTGGTGTGCCGGTGCGCAGGTGATAGAGCGCGAGGGCGACGTGCTGGTGGCGCGGCTGGACCTGAAGTACGCCGGCCTCAGGCAGAGCTTCACCACCCGCAATGCGACCGAACCTCCGCACCGGCTGCACATGCGTCTGGTGGAAGGGCCGTTCCGCAGCCTGAACGGTTTATGGGAGTTCGTCGCGCTGGGCGACACGGGTTGCAAGATCGCCTTCGCGCTGGACTTCGAGTACGTGGGACTGGGCGCTTCCGCCATCAAGCTCGGGTTTCAGGCGCTGGCGAGCAAGATGGTCGACGACTTTGGTCGCGAGGCCCGGCGCACGTATGGCTGA
- a CDS encoding RnfH family protein — protein MAEIAVEVVLALPGRTLRRRLVLGAGSTAGDAVAAVDLGEDGMLVDPQRLGIFGHRVPPGHPLRDGDRVEVYRSLLVDPKEARRRRAR, from the coding sequence ATGGCTGAGATCGCGGTGGAGGTGGTACTGGCGCTGCCTGGGCGCACACTGCGCAGGCGGCTGGTGCTGGGTGCCGGTTCGACCGCGGGCGACGCGGTCGCGGCGGTGGATCTGGGTGAAGACGGGATGCTGGTCGATCCGCAACGGCTGGGCATCTTCGGCCATCGCGTGCCGCCGGGCCATCCGCTGCGCGACGGCGATCGGGTGGAGGTCTATCGGTCGCTGCTGGTCGATCCGAAGGAGGCGCGGCGTCGCCGCGCCAGATGA
- a CDS encoding outer membrane protein assembly factor BamE — MHKLIRTLGSAMLALSLVGCGLVYVPDVQQGNFLDKKDVDQLKPGMTKHQVLVLLGSPSVHTPFNQNRWDYVSTQQHRGGKIKIRTFTLTFNNDTLVRTDGDFFAQDPEKMLEDSKKYHVTYPVDETQGDKSNGGTEDGGMTPPEGGTR; from the coding sequence ATGCACAAGCTGATTCGCACGCTCGGTTCCGCCATGCTGGCGCTCTCGCTGGTGGGCTGCGGGCTGGTCTATGTTCCCGACGTGCAGCAAGGAAACTTCCTCGACAAGAAGGACGTCGATCAGCTCAAGCCGGGCATGACCAAGCACCAGGTACTGGTGCTGCTGGGCTCGCCCTCGGTGCACACGCCGTTCAACCAGAACCGGTGGGACTACGTGTCCACCCAGCAGCACCGCGGCGGCAAGATCAAGATCCGCACCTTCACGCTGACCTTCAACAACGACACGCTGGTGCGTACCGACGGCGACTTCTTCGCGCAGGATCCGGAGAAGATGCTCGAGGACAGCAAGAAGTACCACGTCACCTATCCGGTGGACGAGACCCAGGGCGACAAGAGCAACGGCGGAACCGAAGACGGCGGTATGACGCCGCCTGAAGGCGGCACGCGCTGA
- the fur gene encoding ferric iron uptake transcriptional regulator has translation MEQETRELRRVGLKVTHPRMRILQIFEEEGVQHLTAEDVYKKLLAEQEDIGLATVYRVLTQFEAAGIVVKHNFEGGQAVYELDRGQHHDHMIDVDSGKVIEFVSEEIERLQKEIAAKHGYVLEDHSLVLYVRPKGKSR, from the coding sequence ATGGAACAGGAAACCAGAGAGCTGCGCCGGGTCGGCCTGAAGGTCACCCACCCGCGCATGCGGATCCTGCAGATCTTCGAGGAGGAGGGCGTCCAGCATCTCACCGCCGAAGACGTCTACAAGAAGCTGCTTGCCGAACAGGAAGACATCGGCCTGGCCACCGTCTACCGCGTGCTTACCCAGTTCGAAGCCGCGGGCATCGTGGTCAAGCACAATTTCGAAGGCGGCCAGGCCGTCTACGAGCTCGACCGCGGGCAGCACCACGACCACATGATCGACGTAGACAGCGGGAAGGTCATCGAGTTCGTCAGCGAGGAGATCGAGCGGCTGCAGAAGGAAATCGCCGCCAAGCACGGCTACGTGCTGGAAGACCACAGCCTGGTGCTGTACGTGCGACCCAAGGGCAAGTCGCGCTGA
- a CDS encoding MASE1 domain-containing sensor histidine kinase has protein sequence MRSKPFSLPASGPLLGIVYVVLWLALLPTQQPYWMLPFGLRFAALLIVPVRQWIWLLGLELAATVILDLRSGLPLGWETFVIGDLPEPLIMAVGLWLLRRVNLHASLRDPEEATRLLLSAVLVVGSVAAADAVLLALLHQTAAPAAMARALGRELLGNYLGVLLIAPLSIMLLRARPDRKMVASLVMDGLLVMLPAMTLLLMLSQHAAPQPEFARVLSLAPVLFFAFRHGWRGATLAMLISCLGMTAVDHQPGHTHNAAGYLFLAVAGTGALMLGAATDALRRSSERVAEQNVYLGAVNRRLDQLARQLRDAARGNLQAEENQRRHMAAELHDELGQNITAIQTHMKLAQVRLRQAGLEDISVSINTILGYMRRALHRLLDDLRPAVLDEFGLLRALDEGPIRDLLTTAGIVFHTDMRGDPRLLDEDTRIAVYRLVQESATNAVKHAQASEFRLRLRIGERHGVMLTLLDIRDDGVGLPSRLPRGGRGLQGMRDRVTSLGGLFRLRPDRQGVHLRILLRGSMPGREPGRLA, from the coding sequence ATGCGTTCGAAGCCCTTCTCCCTGCCCGCCTCCGGCCCCCTGCTGGGCATTGTCTATGTGGTGCTGTGGCTGGCGTTGCTGCCCACGCAGCAACCGTACTGGATGCTGCCTTTCGGGCTGCGCTTCGCTGCACTGCTGATCGTGCCGGTGCGGCAGTGGATCTGGCTGCTGGGCCTGGAGCTGGCCGCGACCGTGATCCTGGACCTTCGCTCGGGCTTGCCGCTGGGCTGGGAAACCTTCGTCATCGGCGACCTGCCCGAGCCATTGATCATGGCGGTGGGCCTGTGGCTGCTGCGCCGGGTGAACCTGCACGCCAGCCTGCGCGACCCGGAAGAAGCCACCCGTTTGCTGCTCTCGGCGGTGCTGGTGGTCGGATCGGTGGCCGCCGCCGACGCGGTGCTGCTGGCATTGCTGCACCAGACCGCCGCACCTGCGGCGATGGCGCGCGCGCTCGGGCGCGAGCTGCTGGGCAACTACCTGGGCGTCCTGCTGATCGCGCCGCTGTCGATCATGCTGCTGCGCGCGCGGCCCGACCGGAAGATGGTGGCCAGCCTGGTGATGGACGGGTTGCTGGTGATGCTGCCGGCGATGACGCTACTGCTGATGCTCTCCCAGCATGCCGCGCCGCAGCCGGAATTCGCCCGCGTCCTTTCGCTTGCGCCCGTGCTGTTCTTCGCGTTCCGCCATGGCTGGCGCGGGGCGACGCTGGCCATGCTGATCTCGTGCCTGGGCATGACCGCGGTCGACCACCAACCGGGCCACACGCACAACGCCGCCGGTTACCTCTTCCTGGCCGTTGCCGGTACCGGCGCGCTGATGCTCGGCGCGGCCACCGATGCCCTGCGCCGCAGCAGCGAGCGGGTGGCCGAGCAGAACGTCTATCTGGGCGCAGTCAACCGCCGCCTGGACCAGCTGGCGCGCCAGCTTCGCGATGCGGCCCGCGGCAACCTGCAGGCGGAGGAAAACCAGCGCCGGCACATGGCCGCCGAACTGCACGACGAGCTGGGGCAGAACATCACCGCCATCCAGACCCATATGAAGCTGGCGCAGGTGCGCCTCCGCCAGGCCGGGCTGGAGGACATCAGCGTCTCGATCAACACCATCCTGGGTTACATGCGCCGCGCCCTGCACCGCCTGCTGGACGACCTTCGCCCGGCCGTGCTGGACGAGTTCGGCTTGCTGCGCGCACTGGACGAGGGCCCGATCCGCGACCTGCTGACTACCGCCGGCATCGTCTTCCACACCGACATGCGCGGCGACCCGCGGCTGCTCGACGAGGACACCCGCATCGCGGTGTACCGACTGGTACAGGAAAGCGCGACCAATGCGGTCAAGCATGCCCAGGCCAGCGAGTTCCGCCTGCGCCTGCGGATCGGCGAGCGCCACGGCGTGATGCTGACCCTGCTCGACATACGTGACGACGGCGTGGGCCTGCCCAGCCGGCTGCCTCGTGGCGGCCGCGGCCTGCAGGGCATGCGCGACCGCGTCACCTCGCTGGGCGGCCTGTTCCGGCTGCGGCCGGACCGGCAGGGCGTCCATCTGCGGATTTTGTTGCGGGGCAGCATGCCCGGACGTGAGCCGGGTCGGCTGGCATAG
- a CDS encoding response regulator transcription factor: MFSIVLVDDHAIVREGFKRLIELEPDLEVIAECRCADDAVEAINQRRPDLVALDLSLPDGSGLPLIEHLHSLAPDTHIVVLSMHDGEPYVSEALRRGASGYVTKGAAPEELVAGLRQVMQGETFLSSDLRQRRAERPSEALDPVNRLTAREREVFLLLAAGKAPKQVAAVLGVGQKTIYIHRASLMGKLGAGSELDLYRMASERGLLSERKN, encoded by the coding sequence ATGTTCAGTATCGTTCTGGTCGACGACCACGCCATCGTCCGCGAGGGCTTCAAGCGGCTCATCGAGCTCGAGCCGGACCTGGAAGTGATCGCCGAGTGCCGATGCGCCGACGACGCGGTGGAAGCGATCAATCAGCGCCGGCCGGACCTGGTCGCACTGGATCTCTCATTGCCCGACGGCAGCGGCTTGCCGCTGATCGAGCACCTGCACAGCCTGGCGCCGGACACCCACATCGTGGTGCTCAGCATGCACGACGGCGAGCCCTACGTGTCCGAGGCGCTGCGCCGCGGCGCCAGCGGCTACGTCACCAAGGGCGCCGCGCCGGAGGAACTGGTGGCGGGCCTGCGCCAGGTGATGCAGGGCGAGACGTTCCTGAGTTCGGACCTGCGCCAGCGTCGTGCCGAGCGGCCCAGCGAGGCGCTCGATCCGGTCAACCGGCTGACCGCGCGCGAGCGCGAGGTGTTCCTGCTGCTCGCCGCGGGGAAGGCGCCCAAGCAGGTCGCGGCGGTGCTCGGGGTGGGGCAGAAGACCATCTACATCCATCGGGCGAGCCTGATGGGCAAGCTTGGCGCCGGCTCGGAACTGGACCTGTACCGGATGGCCAGCGAGCGCGGACTGTTGTCCGAGCGCAAGAACTGA
- the recN gene encoding DNA repair protein RecN, with product MLTSLYVRHFAVVEEAEVAFGPGLTVVSGETGAGKSLLVDALMLLAGSRADSGLVREGCDRAELIAEFDVSALPAARAWLEREELDEEGACQLRRVIRAEGSSRAWINGRPANASQLGELATLLVEIHGQHEHQALLSRNHQLDLLDAYAGNEEAVAQVRALASQWRELGARVRKLSGGNDREQRLELLRHEVDELERWTLPAAELAELEAGHKRLANAGRLAEGASGVVELLDGDSEFALRRALGRAHGELGKLAALDPRLAPLLELLDNAEIQLGEASDGLSRYAQDVDLDPERYAEVDAHLTRLHELARRHRLPVAELHDRLGTLQAELAELEGAGDALEQLAAERTRLERDYAGVADALALARRTAAARLGEEVSDLMGELGMAGGRLVVELEPTDGNQPDPQGRERCELLVSANPGQPPRALRKVASGGELARISLAIEVATLGKDTIGCMVFDEVDTGIGGAVAEVVGQKLRALGGERQVLCVTHLPQVAAQGHAHLRVTKHSDGDTTRTQIEKLDGAGRRDELARMLGGVEISRETRAHAKQMLERAQSA from the coding sequence ATGCTCACTTCCCTGTACGTCCGCCATTTCGCCGTCGTCGAAGAAGCCGAGGTTGCCTTCGGGCCGGGGCTGACCGTGGTCAGCGGCGAAACCGGGGCCGGCAAGTCGCTGCTGGTCGACGCCCTGATGCTGCTGGCTGGCTCACGCGCCGACAGCGGCTTGGTGCGCGAAGGCTGCGATCGCGCCGAATTGATCGCCGAGTTCGATGTTTCGGCCCTGCCCGCGGCGCGGGCCTGGCTGGAACGTGAGGAACTGGACGAGGAAGGCGCCTGCCAGCTGCGCCGCGTGATTCGCGCCGAGGGCAGCTCGCGCGCCTGGATCAACGGCCGCCCGGCCAACGCCAGCCAGCTCGGCGAGCTGGCCACGTTGCTGGTGGAAATCCACGGCCAGCACGAGCACCAGGCCCTGCTCTCGCGCAACCACCAGCTCGACCTGCTTGATGCCTACGCAGGCAACGAGGAGGCCGTGGCACAGGTGCGCGCGCTGGCATCCCAGTGGCGCGAGCTGGGTGCGCGCGTCCGCAAGCTGAGCGGTGGCAACGACCGCGAACAGCGGCTGGAGTTGTTGCGGCACGAGGTCGACGAGCTTGAACGCTGGACATTGCCCGCCGCCGAACTGGCCGAGCTGGAAGCCGGTCACAAGCGCCTGGCCAATGCAGGCCGGCTGGCCGAAGGCGCCTCGGGCGTCGTCGAGCTGCTTGATGGCGACAGCGAGTTCGCCCTGCGGCGTGCGCTGGGACGGGCGCATGGCGAACTGGGCAAACTGGCCGCCCTCGATCCGCGCCTCGCGCCGCTGCTGGAACTGCTCGACAACGCCGAAATCCAGCTCGGCGAAGCGTCAGATGGCCTCTCGCGCTACGCCCAGGACGTCGACCTCGACCCCGAGCGCTACGCCGAGGTCGATGCGCACCTCACCCGCCTGCACGAGCTGGCACGGCGGCACCGCCTGCCGGTGGCCGAACTGCACGATCGGCTGGGCACGTTGCAGGCGGAACTGGCCGAGCTGGAGGGCGCCGGCGACGCGCTGGAACAACTCGCCGCCGAACGTACGCGGCTGGAACGCGATTACGCCGGGGTTGCCGATGCCCTTGCACTGGCGCGCCGCACGGCCGCCGCGCGCCTGGGCGAAGAAGTCAGCGACCTGATGGGCGAACTGGGCATGGCTGGCGGCCGGCTGGTGGTCGAGCTCGAACCGACCGACGGCAACCAACCGGACCCGCAGGGCCGCGAGCGCTGCGAGCTCCTGGTCAGCGCCAATCCCGGCCAGCCGCCGCGCGCACTGCGCAAGGTCGCCTCCGGTGGCGAGCTGGCACGCATCAGCCTGGCTATCGAAGTGGCCACATTGGGCAAGGACACCATCGGCTGCATGGTGTTCGACGAGGTCGACACCGGCATCGGCGGCGCGGTGGCCGAGGTGGTCGGACAGAAGCTGCGCGCGCTCGGCGGGGAGCGCCAGGTGCTGTGCGTCACCCATCTGCCGCAGGTCGCCGCGCAGGGCCACGCGCACCTGCGCGTGACCAAGCACAGCGACGGCGACACCACCCGCACGCAGATCGAGAAGCTCGACGGCGCCGGGCGCCGCGACGAACTGGCACGCATGCTGGGTGGCGTGGAAATCTCCCGCGAAACCCGCGCGCACGCAAAGCAGATGCTGGAGCGTGCGCAAAGCGCCTGA
- the hrcA gene encoding heat-inducible transcriptional repressor HrcA: protein MTRPHDLDARARRLLRTLIAQYLADGEPVGSRTLSRSSGLDVSPATIRNIMADLEDAGLVASPHTSAGRVPTPRGLRLFVDSLIELQPLPREEMARLKRELPPGPTTTRDLLGNVSTLLSAMTHFAGVVTVPRQGDFPLRHIDFVPLPDARVLVILVFSDNQVQNRIVQLAKPLDSRELEQAANYLNTHFAGLRVDDIRAHLLRELREAGSELNRLVASATELASASFAPQGGGEDVLVSGQTNLMGYAELADLDRLRELFEAFQKKNELLQLMEVCARAPGVRLFIGEESGFAALDGCSVVTASYGVQGRVLGAVGVIGPTRMAYDRVIPVVQATAGLLSDALNRAATSL, encoded by the coding sequence ATGACCCGACCCCACGACCTCGACGCCCGCGCCCGCCGCCTGCTGCGCACCCTGATCGCCCAGTACCTGGCCGATGGGGAGCCGGTCGGGTCGCGCACACTGTCCCGGTCTTCCGGCCTGGACGTGAGCCCGGCGACGATCCGCAACATCATGGCGGACCTGGAGGACGCCGGCCTGGTCGCCTCGCCGCATACCTCGGCTGGGCGCGTGCCCACGCCGCGCGGCCTGCGACTGTTCGTCGACAGCCTGATCGAGCTGCAGCCGCTGCCGCGCGAGGAGATGGCCAGGCTCAAGCGCGAGCTGCCGCCCGGGCCCACGACCACACGCGACCTGCTGGGCAACGTTTCCACCCTGCTTTCGGCGATGACCCACTTCGCCGGCGTGGTGACGGTGCCGCGCCAGGGCGATTTCCCGCTGCGCCACATCGATTTCGTGCCGCTGCCGGACGCGCGCGTGCTGGTGATCCTGGTGTTTTCCGACAATCAGGTGCAGAACCGCATCGTGCAGCTGGCCAAGCCGCTGGACAGCCGCGAGCTCGAGCAGGCGGCCAACTACCTCAACACGCACTTCGCTGGCCTGCGGGTGGACGACATCCGTGCCCACCTCCTGCGCGAGCTGCGCGAGGCAGGTAGCGAGCTCAACCGCCTCGTTGCCAGCGCGACCGAGCTGGCCTCGGCCTCCTTCGCGCCGCAGGGCGGCGGGGAGGACGTCCTGGTCAGCGGCCAGACCAACCTGATGGGTTACGCCGAACTGGCCGACCTCGATCGCCTGCGCGAGCTGTTCGAGGCTTTCCAGAAGAAAAACGAGCTCCTGCAGCTGATGGAGGTGTGCGCCCGGGCCCCGGGCGTGCGCCTGTTCATCGGCGAGGAATCGGGTTTCGCGGCGCTCGACGGCTGCAGCGTGGTGACCGCCAGCTACGGCGTGCAGGGCCGCGTGCTGGGGGCGGTGGGCGTGATCGGCCCCACCCGCATGGCCTATGACCGGGTCATCCCGGTGGTGCAGGCAACCGCCGGATTGCTCAGCGACGCCTTGAATCGCGCCGCGACGTCCCTATAA
- the grpE gene encoding nucleotide exchange factor GrpE, whose product MQNNEQTPDQVQEPGSMEAAGIDALQARIAELEASNAELRESVLREHAELENQRRRLHRDLEQARRFANEKLLNELLPVYDSLERGLAIESGDAAAVREGLALTLKALLKVAESHGLAQVDPVGQPLDPERHHAVSMVEAPGKAPGTVVTVLQKGYVLNDRLLRPALVAVARD is encoded by the coding sequence ATGCAGAACAACGAGCAGACGCCGGACCAGGTGCAGGAACCCGGTTCCATGGAGGCCGCGGGCATCGATGCCTTGCAGGCCCGCATCGCGGAACTCGAGGCCAGCAACGCCGAGTTGCGCGAGTCCGTGCTGCGCGAGCACGCGGAACTGGAGAACCAGCGCCGGCGCCTGCATCGCGACCTGGAACAGGCGCGCCGCTTCGCCAACGAAAAGCTGCTCAACGAGCTGCTGCCGGTGTACGACAGCCTGGAGCGTGGACTGGCGATCGAGAGCGGCGATGCCGCCGCTGTCCGCGAAGGCCTGGCGCTGACCCTGAAGGCACTGCTCAAGGTGGCCGAGAGCCACGGCCTGGCGCAGGTCGATCCGGTTGGCCAGCCGCTCGACCCGGAGCGCCATCACGCCGTGAGCATGGTCGAAGCGCCTGGCAAGGCACCGGGCACCGTGGTGACCGTGCTGCAGAAGGGCTACGTACTCAACGACCGCTTGCTGCGTCCGGCGCTGGTCGCCGTGGCCAGGGATTGA